In Kryptolebias marmoratus isolate JLee-2015 linkage group LG22, ASM164957v2, whole genome shotgun sequence, the sequence TTTCAAAGGTAACGTTAACGGTTTAGCAGGATAAAATGGGTTATTTCTGCTAAATACTAAAAAGGAATAACATGacagaaatgcaaacattttttttcacaaatgtcaAGTTTGCCTGATGCACCATGATTCTGTCACACAGCCTGAGGTGAGCCCTACAGGCTCAGCCAcataaaacactcaaacaaaGGTAATTACCCGAGtgcaggtttgtgtttcttttttttttttaaagatacaagtaagcaaaaaacaaatgtgcacaGGACAGACTCTTTCAAAGATGCAAAAACAAGCATTGTTTGCTTTGTAAcgtattcctttttttaaaaaaaatcagatatacaaaaaacaaaacaaaagaaaaatcaaaaaagttgcagtgttgttttagttttttgcagtttttgttaataatttacAGCTTTTGTGTCTTCCAGTTTCTCTGTCTAACGTTCTTTTCACCTTTTaacccaaacaaacattaatttctTATCTAATCAGTggcacattttcagtttttgcgTAAACTCACATTGACTAGCATGAGTAGGCCTAATTGTGGtgacaaaaagcagattttggGTCAGACTTATTTAGatgaaagcagaaaatatatgcaaaaaaaaaaaatcaccttcaTTAGAATTTTGGCTGTAATAAAACGCAGCAAACTCAATTTTAATACTTGTTCCATCTAGTGCTTTGTAGTGATAAATGGATGTGAACCAGTTAACTTTAGGACAGGTTGTGAACTGTGAACAAGAAttggttcatttctttttatattttgggcAAACTGATTTGTAATGTAGTTTTTGTGAGGTTTGCAGGTCTATATGGAGCCATCTTTGGGATATATTTCCCGTTCTGATGTCAGATTAGATAATTAAAGCATGCAAttccttgtttcctttttactgCTGTTTCTGTAACATGCCAGATGCAGCGATTTTCTTTTCGATCGCCTCCACCCTCAGAGACGAGTCGTTGTCAAACTCATAGGCCGCTCCTGGAGGATCTGAAGTCCACACATATAACGCCCAACCGGTACAAGTTCAGTATCACCACTAGGAAGTTCTTGAAGGTAAAGAAAACGATCATCTGGTGAATGACGCCAAAGTAGATCATGACGGTGAGCCGGACCACCAGGAAAGGGCCGTCGTGGATGAAGACGGTCTCCACGATGCTCCACAGGTTGGTGCTGTATTTGGACCACAGGGAGTCCCCCTCGATGGCGTCGTCATCCCCACGGGTCATGGTCTTCACCACTacgacacaaaaacaaacagttgattaaaaacaatcaggCAATGTCATTAAACTCTCTCAGGGATCCGATTGGCTGTTTGGACCAGcgctttatattgtttttaactgGGCttatctgccttttttcttattttatataCAGAATTTTAATTGTTAGCAGATGCAGATGACATATCTGGTAATTTACTATGCTCACCTTTATTTCCCCTCCtacattaaataaactgaaacacagtgAGAAAAATATGTCAAGGTGCAGATGATAGGCTGTGTCAAATcgctgaacaaataaaaatatcaatattaTAACAAGTAAATATGTGAAGACACCATACTGTCTTTGGTCTACAATTTGTCAACCAAAAGCTCATTTATGTTCCCAGTTTAAACTTCTATTGAATTCCCGtcgtctttcatgccagagtttcaaccTAAAAAgatcttataatgagaaaatGACCGAGTtttagtcgttttggtcaaactttgcgTTATTTATGACGTTATATACGATCTCATGTAAAatcttgtgtaatctgttagcTCACAAAGGATGTGTTAAGGAAGTCtgagctaccaccacaccaaatttaggctattatctgtaaaactgactgagttggaactatttttgtgttggttgaggtcaattagctgcagcgatcatcttgaattgacttcaaaagttaataataTCCAGGGATACCATGAAATGTTATTAAAAGTGGGAGATAAAGACATTAAAGGTTTTCAGGAGCAACATGACTGGAGTCAGGACTGATCCGGAGGAGTCAGTTGCTCTTAATAGTTAATAGTTTtcttaagaaaaagaaaaagaagtcttTCTAATGCCACATTCCCACAATCTGTGCTCACTCGTGTTGGGAAACGGTGAGCAACTCCACCGCAGTCCTTTCACACTGCAGCTGCCACCAGCTGCTTCCTCCCGCCACAAAGTCAAACGAAGGTGCAACGAAAGAGTCCACTTATCGTTTCTCtgggtctctctctctcttcctcttcatGCCACTCACCATTCCTCTGAGCCAGACATCAGACACTTAGAAATCTGCAAGATTCTTATCTCCTTAGTAATTTGTGTTATAAAGCTGTGGGGACTGACAATCACCGGGTGAGATCTGTTTTAAATTGTGCAGACAGGCTTATCGATATGCAACAGTTTACAGGAGAACCTGTTTTCTCTGAGAATAAAGAAGTAAGCAGAAAGTCCTTTATGCCTTACATTtgatcagatttaaaaagtaGCTCGGGATTTTAGTGCAAGCCTATGTTTTAGGAAATGATGAAAAGCTGAAATGGAATAACCTTCCCCGACTTACAAACTTAGaaatctgactttattttttttattttatattttttcttctctgatcAAACATCTGCTATAAATCCCCTGGGTCCAGTGTTACGAGgtcaaagacaaagagaagaagagataTTTAAGagctcataaaacaaaaaaaacacaccatgAGATATCTGCTGTGGGAAAACTGCAACTCCAAAGACGAATTCACAAAAAGTTTAACCCTTTGTTTTGTGATTCCTATCTTGCTACATTATATTTATAACAGCACTCAGCCTATAAAGGTACTTATTCtctttgtcttgtcttttaTTAATACGAATCCCAGTAACCAAGACTATAAATACAGCATGCCTGTACCTTTCTAGCTCCAATCATGGCTGCCACTTAGATAATTTCAAGTCATTTCAGACCTTTAGAAGCCTTGTTTGGTCCAAAATGTTTAACTGGATCCCAGCAAACATCCTCTTCCTTTCAGCTCACTTCCATTGAGTGTAATTATTATGTAACTGTGCAATTAAAAGGAGTTGTAAGCCAACATTTTGGGAAGCTGGTGCAAAATTGTCAGTAATAAAGACAAACGTCAAACAGCTTGTAATAAAttgtctgttgtttttggtAATGAGCAGCTCTGCAAGTTTAGATAATTTCCCATCTCTGATCCAGGCAGTGCATccggacttttttttttttgggaatgattcacaaaacatgttttgtctAGGCTTCAAATGCTCATGAGGCTTACAACCATCCTTCCTTTTTTGATCTGTAATGCGATAGTGGAAACACAAATGAGAAATTTGGGCGGTAGTAGTTCTGTTTGTTGCGTAGCTAATAATCTTCATCATTAAAATCAAGCATCATCTTTGGAAAATGGGAGGATTTTCTATAACATTGACggcaaaatgaaacattttatgcaCCGTTCAGCACGAGTGGACAGACTCTGTCTGCTGATGAAGATTGCTGTCAATTACCACTAACATCTGAAGACAGTTTTGGAAAAGACCCTCTCTTGAGACGATATCTATGGTAAAGAATGAGTCAGAACCtcccatgttcaaacataacgTTTCTGTGTGTCAACACGTTCCGAGTTTACAAGATACTTAAACAAAACCGGCTCTGAAAGCCAGACAAACTCTCACAAGCAGACGCAAACACATTACGTACTCCCAAAAAGGACATCAGTTAAATTCTGTGTATTTCACCCTTTACTGGGATGTTTTCTATAATTCAGTGTGAATATCAAAATCCATTTAGACCATTAGTCTGGTCTTTCTACGAACAAACCTGTGTCTCTTTCTTCATTTGCTTCCTCAGACTTCAGGCTGATATGCTTTTATGTGCTCATtggaaccagtttttttttggtttggacATGTCTGTGTGATAAAGCCCTCATGCAGGGATTCATATGGGAAGCgaaaacaaacttttgcacTAAAAGAAATTCAACTGCAACTAAAGCCCTATTCGCAcgggattagttttacctagggaccacatgcaataaataaagaacTCCCCAACGTCTGGTTTTTTTATATGGCGCATTCGCATGGGATAACCGAAGCCTGAGATTTTAACATCCGCTTACTTTGAGTTGATGTTAAAACTGCTTTTCAGGCTACGGCCACAGCTAGCCCGCTGTATAGTAgtctacaaacagaagaaaattattcttacaGCACAGAGCAATGCATAACGTAAGCCGCTATCTGCATGTGATTCTGCTCCTTCTCTTCagccttttcatttttatggcGACCGTTACAGGACGTTAGGGTTTTGCTGGCCCGTGACACCAAAGGTCATCTATGCTCTCCAttgccaaaaacaaataaaaaggaaacaaaaaccatcTAATAACGCACTGACTCCCTcccatttctgtccaaatcacaGAGACGCCTATTCATATTGGATTAGTATTATCACAGGACCTCGGAGTTCAGCAAAATATAGTAGGTAATTTGCGTGGGAACTTTTACTTTACAATTTACTGACATGGTTGATTCGCATGGGATTAACAACACAGACATTCTCCGTAATTATTACAAATGGCATGTGGTCCCTAGGTAAAACTGATCCCATGCGAATAGGGCTTTAGATGAAAGAGCAAGTGATTCAGCTGATTCGCTTTTCACTGTTTACGTTAAGGCTCTGCCCAGACACGTCTGGAAAGTTGTCTCTCATGAagattgtttagtttttcccaCATTAGTGTCCCTGCTTAGTGCTTAATAGGCGCCGAAGTTACTGACCACACAGATGACAGGGGAACTGCAGCATGCTCCACGACCACACAGCTAAAATGATGTAGACCAGCTGAGGAGTGTTGTctctgcaaaacacaaacagacacaagtCTGCACGTTGTTTTAATTGGCAACAGTTCGGTCTCCtgaagtggtggtggtgggggggggggtgtctgtggaaaggttatgaacaattaatatcttacttgctgTAGATGGCCTTTTATCTGCCGCAGtctgaagaaacagagtttgtttCTGATCGAATTGACAGTTCGAGTGAAGCAAAGACAAATGCTGCAGACTtaaacagctttaatattttataaacataagacagcatttgcacaaactgttttaaaatattgaagattggagttgttgTCCAATTTGTTTTAGCTAGCTAGCCGTTAGATTGACAGTCTGGTCATTATTCTGCTGCGTTCGTTTCACGTCAGAACTGGGAATGACGTCAAACTCAACTTTACCAGGTTCCAGTTGGAACTTGGAAAACCACTGAGAGTTGTGCTCAACGATAAGGCTAACTACTAGCAATACAAGCTAATAACAATGAATGTTTCCTCATTCTGCATATTCAAACATACAGCAGCTGATGCCCCTAATGATGGCCCATGAAAAGCTGGCACACCTTTTCAGGTGCGAGTCAGCCATATTAGATTTTGCAGTCAGAGCTGGTCAGGCGTCTCTGACTTTCCGAGTCaaaattctgactttgggagggcattttagttgattttgtttttgttttttttcacttggaacaaattaaactccagtatttctccaaactgaggttgttcaaagagccatctacaggTCCTACAGGTAAGACATGAATTGAGTCCcaattcaaaacatctgaacgatccctcaaaatgcattttgcacAGTTCACTCATAAACAGCACGTGGAAAGCTGTGCACGTACTTGATGTCGTCCCGCGTCTCACTGGTAAATTCGAGGATGTCTGCCGCCGTGCCTACgaaaatcagcagcagctgagataGCTGTTCTCTGGTGACCCCGTCTCCCAAGGGGAGAAACCACTTCCcgatgatgaggaggatgagcAGGATCTCATGG encodes:
- the LOC108243832 gene encoding transmembrane protein 26 — its product is MGLFHFLSAFITRTLFILVAVIAVWRVAHVKDNLYYWLLTLLFLPLVVEMIITLKNQEGKDYKWFSPTVFLFLISIIPSIWILELHHQQNKAADDKCNYTVSLDSLGKIINSNKTKDHLDYRTLSKVVNEALCPNNWILALHEILLILLIIGKWFLPLGDGVTREQLSQLLLIFVGTAADILEFTSETRDDIKDNTPQLVYIILAVWSWSMLQFPCHLCVVKTMTRGDDDAIEGDSLWSKYSTNLWSIVETVFIHDGPFLVVRLTVMIYFGVIHQMIVFFTFKNFLVVILNLYRLGVICVDFRSSRSGL